aatagaaaaacaaaaatgagtttcctggtgaGCAAAAGAGAATATCATAGTATATTAGTGGTCTCTCTAAACCTCTTTAAACTGAAATGCAAAATGAAAAATGTTAAGCAGCTTTATATAAGATGTATCGATAGGCTCACAATCAtcttaaagtgtgcagggtgatataaacttaaatcgactaaagaccaggtgggaaccactcattggcatatggtcttagtaccgaaatttcgtttgagagattgctgaggttctgagatatgtggtctttatgctgtttatcatctgggtatcatggttgtttcttttaccgaaacaaacggagacgaagtctagatcttccatgatatcatacatacgtgtacatactacATACGACCTCaaaagtgatcaacaatcacatgtccacaaaataagtgataatatatcacatttatccgggagtaaagttcgtctctttgctgtacgaaagtactgacctgttcacggacttgctcctgtgccctcatgcatctgaaaatcaagttcctcatcaataagtgattctatcacatagggcttgttttcaatcaaaataattGAGTTTCTCACATTTTCATATACGGCAAAACatatgataaatggtatactcaccagtaagatgaatcctcgtgcataccttgatacgggaatgtgtcgtgatgtggatgaacaccggtcggtaagtataaatcataccttaacgtatcccctcgccatgattacatctgataagttgagcttatgtggacaacaataccgataatcgttataggatgtttatctaaatgttaacaaaaagaacaacaagagcgttttggcgtgaccgtacactgatatgattctcttaccctcgaaacttgcaaaaagaatgtttgtatatatttacttttcttagtttctgcaactctgtatatatttatttactgcctTCAGTCTTTAagtttgaaatattcaaaatgagaaaaagattttaggtgtgttttaatataaactttataaaaaatcaaaaagattttatttctgctttagtTTTGATTAaccgatgttggaactcaagTCTTCGTTCTGAAATCTGATTGAAAACCAAAACGACtgaatcttcataaacggtcagagtttgcaagttttgaaagttaataatcaaaattgaaaaatctgttaacttttcaaactaactgtcggacggtagttgaaAATTGGTCTCATATGTGTCGTTTGTTTAAGTTAACTATACTTCAAgtagttgttctcattacgcgtttagctttcttgaatgtgcagattctaaaggcaaagAGAACGTGTTCGATGataagcttcggaatgaagacacgacgtgaaggcactcaaatgataaagatgatcgagttgccgctgatcATTCACCAACACCACAAGGGTCTGAAACattgaagatcaaaagattcacaagcataatccaagggggagtttattGATAAACTTCCTAAATGAAAACGGGAGTTTGTTAATACACTGTCTACTTACAACACGTGAAGTCTTTGAAGATCCTTTCCGAGAATGAATGAACCATCAAGAGATGGAGAACGAGATTACGAACCTCGCAAGCAGCATccagggggagtttgttgatacatattatgtggatACGGCTCGGATCGGTTCGACTCGGCTACGAAGTGAAGGCCGTAGTCAAGACATCCTCCTGTCTTGACTCGGTATGCGATCTACTTTGTATCGAATGATGTAAATGCAACTGCGTGTGTGCAGTTTGCATATTAAACTAGTTTATAGTGTTAAGTGTTTGTCTGTTTGTCGTATTGGTTCATCATGTCAAAGCCCAAGTTGTGAAATCAGTTGAGCCCAACATACATGTGATGAAGTCCCTGAAGCCCAACATTGAAGTCAAGGCCCAAGCCCAACAAAGTGACGAAATCCCATGTGATGAAGACACTGTTTAGGCGAAATCCCTTTGGTGGTGAAAACCCTTTTTGGTGAAAACCAAATGGGACGAAATCAGGAGTGATTTCGTCTGGACCTTGATTTCGTCCATGTGTTTTCGTGAGCCACTGGTTTTCGTCACTGTGTTACTATATATACACCACAAACAGACAGAAACAAGGAAGGGAAGTCTGAATAGATTTCGGAGTGAACActgtaaacacacacacactgagaGTTTATGAGAGCATCTTGTAAACATTGATTTGTAACCGTTTCATACGCATTAATACAATGGAGTGTTAATCGTTAAATGTTTGTGTCTTGCGTGTTCGTAACTTGGTTTAACTTACctgtttggattccgcactctcggGTTTGTTGGAAAACTGGGAATAGAGGTTACTCGATCCTCCGGGTGGACCTACACTCGACCGCCGCTAGCCCCTTGGCTCTCCGAGATGCGTGAAAACCCGACCTGCACCTGCCCGAAGGCACGACATTGGAATAATCAGGTAAAACCTCgtctcccatccaagacgaaccagGGACACCCGTATTCGGctttcacctggatgccgcagaaaataatggtgAGAGTAAGAGTCGAACATGAGTCACAAGGAACACTAAGTTTTCTCCAACCACTCTTCCATTACCTGATTGGCAATTAATTTTCTTATTAAATATGTTGGTCACAAGAAAAGACatgtaataatataataattggCAATTAATTTTCTTATTAAATATGTTGGTCAAAAGAAAACACatgtaataatataataatatgtaGGTCACAAGAAAAGACATGTGATAGAAACAAAGGTGGGTTTCGTTAATAATATGTTACGGAGATATCAAGAAAATGTTGCTTACAAATAGCAATTAAGATATTACAAAATGTGTATCAGGTCAATTAGTTACTAAAACACTACTATGTATCCTACTACAGTTGCAGTGATCCTTCTAGTACTCACCGGTATCTTTTTCTGGCGTTGGTGGTCCACCCATCTTCGCCACAAAAACCTACCACCTGGCCCGGTTCCGTTACCAGTCATCGGAAGCCTCCACTTATTAGGAAGCCTCCCACACCGTTCCCTACATAAGCTATCCCAAAAGTACGGTCCCATCATGTCGGTCCGTCTTGGCTCGGTTCAGTTTGTGATAGTCTCGTCACCGGATGCCGCTAAACTGTTCCTGGGGACCCATGACATCGTCTTTGCTTCTCGTCCTCAAATCCAAGCTGCAAAGTATCTATCTTATGACAACAAGGGCATGACTTTTTCAGAATACGGACCGTATTGGCGGAGTGTAAGAAAGTTTTGCACCGTGGAGTTGCTGAGTGCTACAAAAGTTAATGGTTTTGCTGGGATGAGAAGAGAGGAGATTGGGCTGATGGTGGAGGAGATGAAAGCTGCGGCAAAGGCGCGTAAGGTGGTGAACTTGAGTGAGACAGTAAGTTGGGTGATCGAAGGGATGGTGTGTAGGATGTTGTTTGGCAAgaaaaaagatgagaggtttgtTTTCAAGACTGTTATTGATAAGAGCATGGAAGCAACGGGTATATTCAATTTAGCTGATTATGTACCTATGTTGGCTCCGTTTGATCTTCAGGTAATTTCAAGCACCTAACATAATCTTGTTTGTGAATGAGACGATATGATTCAACCAAACATGAAATTTGTAGGTTTGAATTTAATGATCTAACCCACTATTTTGAGAGTTTCGGGTTGACCCACAAGCACATGTAGTTAACCACTTAAATccgtttatttaaataaaactaaaaaaacatGCTATACTGATAGTTTATTTTGTGCCAAAAATATAAGGATAAAACATAAATAAGAATTATAAAAAGGTTTTATGGTTTAGACATAATTGTGTTGATACATTTATATTATTTGATATAAACTTTTAGTTTTAGAGTACCATATGAAATATACTATGGAATAAACAGATTGTGTTCATGTCAACCGTTAGATAAGCGTGTTATGTTTGGGTTTATGTGTTTGACCAATTTAACACCACTATTTGATGCAAATGTTTAGGGTTTGACTAAACGCTTTAAGTCATTAAGTAAGGAGCTTGATGAAATGTTTGAGATTTTGATAGATGAACATGAAAAGCGCAATCAAGCATCCGAGTCTCCAAACCGTGATCAAATGGACTTCATCGACATATTGCTATCACTAAAACAAGAGTATTCATACACCCATGATAATCTATCCTATACAATTGATAGATCAAACATGAAAGCCATATTACTAGATATGGTAGCCGGTGCCATTGACACTGCCAAAACATCCATTGAATGGATTCTATCTGTTCTTATTAAACATCCTAGAGTAATGAAGGAGCTACAAAAAGAGTTGAAAACTATGGTTGGAGATAAAGTGATGGTTGAAGAATCTGATTTGACAAGGTTAAGATACCTACACATGGTAGTTAAGGAAACTTTTCGGCTTTATCCGGTAGCTCCACTCTTGGTTCCTCATCAATCTATGGAGGACATCGCGATCAATGGTTACACTATACCAAAGAAAACACGAGTTCTTGTAAATTATTGGGCATTTGGACGTGACCCGAAAGTTTGGTCCGACAATTGGGATGAGTTTCTTCCCGAGAGGTTTCTTGACAACGAAATTGATTTTCGGGGACACGATTTTAAGCTTATACAATTTGGCATCGGAAGAAGAGGATGTCCTGGAATGAATCTAGGATTACTAAATATTGGCTTGGTGGTTTCCAACATGGTTCATTGGTTTGATTGGGAGCTACCAAATGGCATGTCACCAACTGACTTGGACATGAAAGAAAAATTTGGATTAACTACCCCAAGAGAGAAGCCCTTATTAGCTATTCCGACATACCTCGTCTAAGTATCATGGTGTAAAATGTTAAGCTTCAcaaaaaaatgcctaaaaataatATGTTCGTATTTGTATTGCTATGAAACTTTTTctgttttgaaataaaaatggTTGTTATAACCTTCCCGTAACGATCATGATATCATCTTTGCTAAATTATTATTTATTCTACACAAACTGTCCTTAATAGAAAATCTCTATtggcaggggcggacctacccatgatggtgggtgggcggccgcaccatTTGAAAAAAAAGGTTTTTAGTGCTAATTTTTGTCCAAAATCCCAACAGCATCCCTTGGATTTTTTCAACCGCACCTCTTGAAATTTTAAACCGCCCTCTTTAGA
This genomic stretch from Helianthus annuus cultivar XRQ/B chromosome 8, HanXRQr2.0-SUNRISE, whole genome shotgun sequence harbors:
- the LOC110872846 gene encoding cytochrome P450 CYP736A12; translated protein: MYPTTVAVILLVLTGIFFWRWWSTHLRHKNLPPGPVPLPVIGSLHLLGSLPHRSLHKLSQKYGPIMSVRLGSVQFVIVSSPDAAKLFLGTHDIVFASRPQIQAAKYLSYDNKGMTFSEYGPYWRSVRKFCTVELLSATKVNGFAGMRREEIGLMVEEMKAAAKARKVVNLSETVSWVIEGMVCRMLFGKKKDERFVFKTVIDKSMEATGIFNLADYVPMLAPFDLQGLTKRFKSLSKELDEMFEILIDEHEKRNQASESPNRDQMDFIDILLSLKQEYSYTHDNLSYTIDRSNMKAILLDMVAGAIDTAKTSIEWILSVLIKHPRVMKELQKELKTMVGDKVMVEESDLTRLRYLHMVVKETFRLYPVAPLLVPHQSMEDIAINGYTIPKKTRVLVNYWAFGRDPKVWSDNWDEFLPERFLDNEIDFRGHDFKLIQFGIGRRGCPGMNLGLLNIGLVVSNMVHWFDWELPNGMSPTDLDMKEKFGLTTPREKPLLAIPTYLV